CCAGCGCGCCGTTGTAGTCGGCGTTGGTGACGGTGGCCGTGCCGCCGCTGCTGGTCAGGTTGCCGTTCCAGAGCTGGCTGATGGCCTGCCCGCCGGTCGGCGTCCAGGACACCCGCCAGCCGCGGGTGGTCGCCGAGCCGGTGTTGGCCACGGTCACGTCGGCCTGGAAGCCGCCCTGCCAGCTGTTGGTCACCTTGTAGGCGGCGGTGCAGCCGTCGGGCTGCGGGGTCGACGTGGTCGTGGTGGTCGTGGTCGTGGTCGTGGTGGTCGTGGTCGTGGTGGTCGTGGTCGTGGTGGTCGTGGTGGTCGTGGTCGTGGTGCTGCCTCCGCCGGTGATGCGGTAGGTGACCAGGGAGCGGGCCGGGACCGTGGCGGTGAAGGCGCCGCCGTTGACGCCGATGGTCCCCTGGGCGGCCATGCTGCTGCCGTTGTTGGTCACGTACGGGGTGGCCGTGCCCGTGGTGATGCCCGCGTTGCGCAGGCTGAACGAGGTGGACTGGGCGCCGGTGCCCGCGTTGAGCGCGACGACGACCACCGAGCCGTCGGTGTTGCGGTAGGCGGACAGCTTGAGGTTGGTGTCCGGGGTGCTCGCGCCGATGCGGTGGGCACCGGGCCGGATGTAGCGGCTGTACTGGGCCATCGCCCACAGGCGCTTGGAGACGCTGAAGCCGGTGCCGTTGCTCTGGATGAAGGCGCGCGTGTTGTTGGCCGACACCGCGTACCAGTAGACGTAGGCGTTGACGTTGGCCGAGGTCAGGGCGGTGTGGATGGAGTTGGCGACGGTGAAGCCGTCGATGCCGCTGCCGTCGTCCCAGTTGGTGTTCCAGGAACTGGAGCTGCCGCCGGGCGACCACTCCGACATCCAGGTGCGCTTGCCGCCGACGGACAGCGGCGAGGTGGGCGCGCTGCTGTAGTGGTGGCCCGTGTGGGTGGTGATGTACCCGCTGGCCTGCGAGTCGGCCGTGATCGCCGAGGCGTACGAGCGCTGGTCGTTCCAGCCGACCGGGTCGCAGCACGCGAGCTTGAGCCCGGCCTGGGCCGCGAGCGGGCCGATGACCCTGGTGAACTCGGCGGCCTGGGCGGGGGTGAAGCGCATCGAGGAGTAGTCGGTGGTGTAGTTGGGTTCGTTGGTGAACCCGAGGTCGGTGATCGGGATGCCCTCCTGGGCGTAGTACTTGGTGTACTGGATGAGGTAGTCGGCGTAGGCGCGGCGCCAGTCGCCGGAGGCGCAGGTGGCGCCCTGGAGGCCGCAGAGCGTGCCGCCGTTGTTCTCGGTGCCGTTGGTCTTCATGTAGCCGGGCGCGCTCCAGGCGTTGGCGTAGAAGCGGTCGACGCCGTAGGACTGGGCCTTCTTGGACAGCCACACCTGGCCGTCGTCGTCGCCGTTCCACACGTAGCGGGGCGCGGCGTTGGGCCCGCCGGGGTTGGTGGGCTGGATGGAGCTGCCGGTGGAGCTGATGCCGTTGCGCAGGATGCTCAGGCCCGCGCCGGTCTGCCGGTTGAAGATCAGGTCCAGGACCTGCTGCTGGTTGGCGGCGGACAGCGAGCGGATCAGGCTCGTGCGGCCGAACGCCTGGGAGAAGCCGAAGCCGTCGATGGGCTGGAGGACGGTGCCCCCGTCGACGGTGGCGGTCGTCGCGGCGCTCGCCTGGCTCTGGCCCAGGGCGAGGGCGGAGGCGACGCCGACCGCGGCGAGCACCGCCGCCGACCAGCGCCTGGCGGTACGGGACATGGTGGTTCCCTTCCTCGGGGAGCGGGGTCCGGGACCGGTCCGGCGGGCGGGCTCGGACCGGTCCCGGGGCTCGGCGGGCGGGGTCGATCGCGCCGCCCGCGGTGGAGGCGACCCGCGCGCCGAAGAACGCCACCGGGCGGGTGGAGCCGTTGTCGCCGGGCAGGGCGCCGTCGTGGACGTGCCGCACGAACCGGTCGGGCGGGGTGGACGACTTCAGCCGCACCCGGTTCGGCGGGCCCGGCCGGTTGACCACGGCGTCGCACCCGGCGTCGACCGGGCCGCACGGGTCGGTCTTGACGGGCAGCCGGTGTTCGGCGCGGCGGAGGCGGTGCGCGGCGGGGCCGCGAGGCCGGTCGCGCCGATCGCGGAGACCGGGGCGCCACGGGTGGACGACCGTCGGCTGGGAGCCATGCTGCGTGGTCCTTCGTGGTCAGGGGGTGGGAACTCGCGGGTGGTCACCGTGCCGCCGGGGGCACCGCGACCGCCGCTGCGGCCCCGGGTCGCCGGGAGGGGAGACGGCGGTCCCGACCGCGACCGGGGCGACCCCTCGGTTCCGCGGGGCCCGGTGTTCGGAAATCTACGAGCGCCACCAGGCGGTGTCAATCAAACATGTGAGCGTTAACTTTTTGCAGCGCGGCAAAGGCGGTGCTGTCGAATAATTCGACAGTCCGGCCCGACCAGCTAAAACGTGCTAAAGACCCCAACTTGCGCCGTTCGGAGCAGTCAATTTGATCGATGGGGCCATTCGTCTTGTGAACGCAAACATATGCCGGTGACAATGATCGGACCGGACCGGTGTGCGGCTTCTCCCCCACTTGCGCGGTATGCGCCCGCGGTTGTCGGCGCGCCGTCAGGTCGCCTCGACGGTGCGCACCGAACCGCCGTACACGGTGGGCATCGCGACCCTGTGGACGGTCGCCGGTCCGTTGCCCCGGGTCCGCCGCCGGGTGAGGTCCAGCAGCAGTTCCACCGCCGTGGAGCCGAGCTGGTAGTGGGGCAGGGCCACGGTCGTGAGCCGGGGGTGCATCCAGGACGCGATGGACTGGTTGTCGATGCCCACCACGGAGACGTCGTCCGGCACGGACAGGCCCGCCTCACCCAGTGCCCGGTACGCGCCGAACGCCAGCCGGTCGCTGAAGCAGAGCAGGGCTTTCGGGCGGTGGTGCGCCAGGAGTGCGCGGGTGGCCCGGTAGCCGTCCTCCGGCATCCACTTCAGGCACGGGTGGACGCCCACCACCTCGACGCCCGCCTCGCGGAACGCCTCGCACGCACCGGTGAGGCGTTCCACGGCGGCCGGGTAGTTGCGCGGGATGTCGTTGGGCGTGGGGCCCGTGCCGATCAGGTGGATGCCGTCCCGGTGCCCGGCGTCGACCAGCACCCGCGCGGCGGCCCGCCCCGCCTCGACGTCGTCGGGCAGCACGGCGTTCACCGGTGCGCGGCCGATCGGCAGCACGTTGAGCAGCACGAACGGGGCCGCGTTCAGGACTTCGGGCAGCAGGACCCGCCTCGGGTAGCCGGTGGCGAAGACGATGCCGCCGACCTGGCGGTCGTGCATGGAGGTGACCAGGGTCCGCTCCAGGTCCGGGTCGCCGCCGCTCTCGCCGACGAACAGCACGAACCCGTGCCGGTGGGCCGCCTCGACCGCGCCCCTGATCAGGTCGCCGGGGATCTCGGACGAGGCGACGGCGTCGGACACGAAGCCCATGGCCGGGGGACCCCCGGCGCGCGAGCCGGCCGGCAGCGTCCGGCGCCGGTACCCCAGCTCCTCGGCGGTGGCCCGCACCCGGCGCTCCACCCGCGCCGAGATGCGCAGCTCCTTCGCCCGACCGGACAGGACCAGCGACACCGTGGCCACCGAGACGCCGCTCGCGGCGGCCACGTCGGCCAACGTCACACGCGGTCGCGTCACTTCGAACCTGCCCTCCGGCACAGCAGGATAGCCCGAAGCGCGCACGACCGGCACCCGGTCGCCGGCGTGACGGAGGACCCCGCGGTCACGGCGGCAGCGGCCGCGGTCGAGCCCTTGTCGCGGTCGTCGTTCGCCGGGTCCTTCGCCGGCGAACCGCACCGGCAACCCGGACACGCCGTCCAGCATGTGCACGGGCACAGGTGGCCACCTGTGCCCGGTGCGGCGCGGTCAGCGCCTGGTGAGCAGGAACCCGTGCTCGGTCAGGTAGTCCAGGCCGAACTTCTCGACCATCCGGTGCTCCGGCTTGGGCTCGTCGTGCAGGTGCTCGATGTCGAACGCGTCGAGGTAGTAGCCCGCCACGTCGTCGGGCCCGACGGCGAACGGCGGCTCGGGCAGGACCGGCCGGTACTCCAGCGTGTTGAGGAAGTACCGGGACCCCGGCCTGGTCAGCTCGACGATCTTGGCGGTGTAGCGCCGCCGCATCTGCTCGGGGAACGCGATCAGCGACGCCCGGTCGTAGACCAGGTCGATCGGCCCGAGGTCGGCGGCGGTCAGCTCGAACAGGTCCGCGCAGTGGATGACGACGTTCCCGCTGCGGAACACACCCGGCCGCTCCTCGACCACGTCGAGGCCGTTGTCGTCGAAGAACTCCCGCACCGCCCTGGGCACCAGCTCGACCCCCACGACCTCGGCGGCGTGCCCGGCGAGGAACAGCATGTCGAGCGTCTTCCCGCACAGCGGCACCAGCACCCGCGCGCCGCGCAGGTCCTCCCGCTCGGCCAGGGCCAGCGCGTGGGGGTGCACCCGGTTGAGGTGGAAGCTCGTCTTGGTACCGCCCAGTTCCCAAGACTCCACCCAGAATCCCGCTTCCACGGCCGCCCCCTCCTCGGAATGTGCCAGTCGAGGGATTACTCGCTCGATCCCGCACCCCGCGTTACGGCCGCGTCGATGTGACCGCCGTCACCGGCACGCGTCGGACTGCC
This portion of the Saccharothrix syringae genome encodes:
- a CDS encoding cellulose binding domain-containing protein, with amino-acid sequence MSRTARRWSAAVLAAVGVASALALGQSQASAATTATVDGGTVLQPIDGFGFSQAFGRTSLIRSLSAANQQQVLDLIFNRQTGAGLSILRNGISSTGSSIQPTNPGGPNAAPRYVWNGDDDGQVWLSKKAQSYGVDRFYANAWSAPGYMKTNGTENNGGTLCGLQGATCASGDWRRAYADYLIQYTKYYAQEGIPITDLGFTNEPNYTTDYSSMRFTPAQAAEFTRVIGPLAAQAGLKLACCDPVGWNDQRSYASAITADSQASGYITTHTGHHYSSAPTSPLSVGGKRTWMSEWSPGGSSSSWNTNWDDGSGIDGFTVANSIHTALTSANVNAYVYWYAVSANNTRAFIQSNGTGFSVSKRLWAMAQYSRYIRPGAHRIGASTPDTNLKLSAYRNTDGSVVVVALNAGTGAQSTSFSLRNAGITTGTATPYVTNNGSSMAAQGTIGVNGGAFTATVPARSLVTYRITGGGSTTTTTTTTTTTTTTTTTTTTTTTTTTTTTSTPQPDGCTAAYKVTNSWQGGFQADVTVANTGSATTRGWRVSWTPTGGQAISQLWNGNLTSSGGTATVTNADYNGALAPGASATFGFTATGSPDPAPVLTCTTS
- a CDS encoding LacI family DNA-binding transcriptional regulator; translation: MTRPRVTLADVAAASGVSVATVSLVLSGRAKELRISARVERRVRATAEELGYRRRTLPAGSRAGGPPAMGFVSDAVASSEIPGDLIRGAVEAAHRHGFVLFVGESGGDPDLERTLVTSMHDRQVGGIVFATGYPRRVLLPEVLNAAPFVLLNVLPIGRAPVNAVLPDDVEAGRAAARVLVDAGHRDGIHLIGTGPTPNDIPRNYPAAVERLTGACEAFREAGVEVVGVHPCLKWMPEDGYRATRALLAHHRPKALLCFSDRLAFGAYRALGEAGLSVPDDVSVVGIDNQSIASWMHPRLTTVALPHYQLGSTAVELLLDLTRRRTRGNGPATVHRVAMPTVYGGSVRTVEAT
- a CDS encoding class I SAM-dependent methyltransferase, with protein sequence MEAGFWVESWELGGTKTSFHLNRVHPHALALAEREDLRGARVLVPLCGKTLDMLFLAGHAAEVVGVELVPRAVREFFDDNGLDVVEERPGVFRSGNVVIHCADLFELTAADLGPIDLVYDRASLIAFPEQMRRRYTAKIVELTRPGSRYFLNTLEYRPVLPEPPFAVGPDDVAGYYLDAFDIEHLHDEPKPEHRMVEKFGLDYLTEHGFLLTRR